One part of the Ictidomys tridecemlineatus isolate mIctTri1 chromosome 13, mIctTri1.hap1, whole genome shotgun sequence genome encodes these proteins:
- the LOC144370053 gene encoding putative serine protease 47 isoform X3, translating to MRTCLAGSACSLVALQLLQRPLGLQRGKAQARARLAGSQRPAGLPRRRPDSVPEARVCGKPKVIGKVYGGHDSVSGQWPWQASLLYLGQHLCGAVLIDAHWLLSTAQCFLNKSQAPQDYEVLLGNTQLYQHTQHTQKMLVNQIITHPDFEKLYVFGSDIAMLQLHLPVNFTPYVVPVCLPRADMQLPSQRKLR from the exons ATGCGCACGTGCTTGGCTGGAAGCGCATGCTCTCTGGTCGCCCTCCAACTGCTCCAGCGTCCGTTGGGGCTGCAGCGGGGCAAGGCGCAGGCGCGAGCGCGGTTGGCGGGCTCCCAACGGCCGGCAGGGCTCCCGAGGCGGCGTCCAGACTCAGTCCCAGAGGCCCGAG TGTGCGGGAAGCCCAAGGTGATAGGGAAGGTGTATGGTGGCCATGATTCGGTGAGTGGCCAGTGGCCGTGGCAGGCCAGCCTGCTCTACCTGGGCCAGCATCTCTGCGGAGCTGTCCTCATTGACGCCCACTGGCTGCTTTCCACAGCCCAGTGCTTTCTCAA caAATCCCAGGCACCACAGGACTATGAGGTGCTCCTGGGGAACACCCAGCTGTACCAGCACACCCAGCACACCCAGAAGATGCTCGTGAACCAGATTATCACCCATCCAGACTTTGAGAAGCTCTATGTCTTCGGGAGTGACATTGCCATGTTGCAGCTGCACCTGCCTGTGAACTTCACCCCCTATGTGGTTCCTGTCTGCCTCCCACGTGCAGACATGCAGCTGCCCAGTCAAAG
- the LOC144370053 gene encoding putative serine protease 47 isoform X1: MRTCLAGSACSLVALQLLQRPLGLQRGKAQARARLAGSQRPAGLPRRRPDSVPEARADVHQEDITQVCGKPKVIGKVYGGHDSVSGQWPWQASLLYLGQHLCGAVLIDAHWLLSTAQCFLNKSQAPQDYEVLLGNTQLYQHTQHTQKMLVNQIITHPDFEKLYVFGSDIAMLQLHLPVNFTPYVVPVCLPRADMQLPSQRKLR, encoded by the exons ATGCGCACGTGCTTGGCTGGAAGCGCATGCTCTCTGGTCGCCCTCCAACTGCTCCAGCGTCCGTTGGGGCTGCAGCGGGGCAAGGCGCAGGCGCGAGCGCGGTTGGCGGGCTCCCAACGGCCGGCAGGGCTCCCGAGGCGGCGTCCAGACTCAGTCCCAGAGGCCCGAG CAGACGTCCACCAAGAGGACATCACCCAAG TGTGCGGGAAGCCCAAGGTGATAGGGAAGGTGTATGGTGGCCATGATTCGGTGAGTGGCCAGTGGCCGTGGCAGGCCAGCCTGCTCTACCTGGGCCAGCATCTCTGCGGAGCTGTCCTCATTGACGCCCACTGGCTGCTTTCCACAGCCCAGTGCTTTCTCAA caAATCCCAGGCACCACAGGACTATGAGGTGCTCCTGGGGAACACCCAGCTGTACCAGCACACCCAGCACACCCAGAAGATGCTCGTGAACCAGATTATCACCCATCCAGACTTTGAGAAGCTCTATGTCTTCGGGAGTGACATTGCCATGTTGCAGCTGCACCTGCCTGTGAACTTCACCCCCTATGTGGTTCCTGTCTGCCTCCCACGTGCAGACATGCAGCTGCCCAGTCAAAG
- the LOC144370053 gene encoding putative serine protease 47 isoform X2, with product MRTCLAGSACSLVALQLLQRPLGLQRGKAQARARLAGSQRPAGLPRRRPDSVPEARDVHQEDITQVCGKPKVIGKVYGGHDSVSGQWPWQASLLYLGQHLCGAVLIDAHWLLSTAQCFLNKSQAPQDYEVLLGNTQLYQHTQHTQKMLVNQIITHPDFEKLYVFGSDIAMLQLHLPVNFTPYVVPVCLPRADMQLPSQRKLR from the exons ATGCGCACGTGCTTGGCTGGAAGCGCATGCTCTCTGGTCGCCCTCCAACTGCTCCAGCGTCCGTTGGGGCTGCAGCGGGGCAAGGCGCAGGCGCGAGCGCGGTTGGCGGGCTCCCAACGGCCGGCAGGGCTCCCGAGGCGGCGTCCAGACTCAGTCCCAGAGGCCCGAG ACGTCCACCAAGAGGACATCACCCAAG TGTGCGGGAAGCCCAAGGTGATAGGGAAGGTGTATGGTGGCCATGATTCGGTGAGTGGCCAGTGGCCGTGGCAGGCCAGCCTGCTCTACCTGGGCCAGCATCTCTGCGGAGCTGTCCTCATTGACGCCCACTGGCTGCTTTCCACAGCCCAGTGCTTTCTCAA caAATCCCAGGCACCACAGGACTATGAGGTGCTCCTGGGGAACACCCAGCTGTACCAGCACACCCAGCACACCCAGAAGATGCTCGTGAACCAGATTATCACCCATCCAGACTTTGAGAAGCTCTATGTCTTCGGGAGTGACATTGCCATGTTGCAGCTGCACCTGCCTGTGAACTTCACCCCCTATGTGGTTCCTGTCTGCCTCCCACGTGCAGACATGCAGCTGCCCAGTCAAAG